A segment of the Candidatus Neomarinimicrobiota bacterium genome:
CATATCCGTATTCCCTCACCACCGGTTTCACCGGTTGATATTCACCGCCTTCGGCGGATTTCCCATGGGGGCCCTTAGGAAGAAGCCCTGTGGGATGTGCTGCCCCAACCAATAGCATATTGAAGAAATCCAAATATTTCCTCTTGGACTAATACAACTCCATCCCTCCCCATCGGGATCCCGTTGGGACTGGGCTCCTGTCCTCTTCCGAAAAGGAAGGGAGAACGAAGATCTTTGGAATTGAAAAGACGTCTCTCCCTCTCTTCGAAGGGAGGGAGAACAAGAGGATAAGTTGTGTTTGAGAAATGATTTTTTAATTCGCTCTGGCAAATTCGAAATTCGATATTGGAAATTCTTTAGTTCAACATTCATCTTACAATCGTTTCCGTCACAAATTGCCCCACTAACCAGGCGGCTACAAGGCAAAGAACACCGCCAACAATAAACGGTGACTGAAAGCCGACATAGCCGGACATCACCCCGGCCAAGACCGGTCCGCCGGCGATACCGAGACCAAAGGACATAGTCACAATGCTCATTTGGGTGCCGGAACTCCCTTCGCTAGCCTTGTCCCCGGCGATGGCAAAGATCGGTGCCGAGATCCCGGACATCCCGATGCCCTGTGCCAACCGCACCATGACCAGCTGGCCGGTCGTCTGCACGAATCCCAGCATGAGAGTAGTGGGGGCTAGGACGATAAAACCTAGAATAATTACAATTTTCCGGCCCCAGATGTCCGCAGCCTTCCCCAGCGGAATCTGCAAAAAGACGCGGCTTATTGTTAACGCTGAGAAGGCCAATCCAAATCCAATTGCCGTTTGGGAGAGCCGGTGGTTGAATTCATTCTCCAGTGCCACCATCATAGAAATCGCAGCGGCCATAATAATTGAAGCGATGCCGAGGATGATAAATTCTTTGGAAATCGAATCCCGGAAGCTGGGAAGTTGCCGGGCTTGAGCAGCCTCGGTCTCCAGTTTCTCCGGTTCCCGCACCATCAGATAGACTATTCCCGCTCCTAGTATGGAGAGTAATCCAACCACATAAAATGCAGTCTTAAACCCGTAATGCACCTGGATTACACCACCCAACACCGGTCCGGTGGCGAAGCCGACCATCCGCATGGTCGTAAAAATGCCCATGGCGCCACCGCGTGAACTTTTCTCCGTATATTCGGACATCAGGGAAAGCGTCGCGGGAATGGTCAGCGCAAATCCGAGCCCCTGCGTCGCCCGGATGAGCACCAGATGCAGAAACTGCTCCGCTTCGACGAACACGAAAGTTGCCACGCCCATCAGCAGGAGCCCGGATACAATAAAAATCTTCCGGCGATCCAGCCGGTCGCTGGCCCGTCCGGCAAATGGCTGGCTGAATGAGCTCACTAAACCGAACGTGGCGATGAGGATTCCGACCAATGTTTCAACAGGGAAAGCCAGATGCTCAGATGGAATCTCGGCCACGTATAGCGGCAGGATAATAATCAGGATACTGTTGGCGAAGGCATCCACGAAGCGAGCGCCGGACAGCGCCATCACTTCACGGTTCATTCCCAGGGATTCGGTTATGGACGCCATTCGTCTCCTTGTATTTTCACAAATCGCTAATGTAATGGATTTGGATGAGGATTGCGACGGTAGGTTACAATTTTTATATACAGTTCACCCTACATTTCGCTTTGAAACATGTAGGGCTAGAAAAAATTTTGTTCCTCCGGCTATAGCAGGTTTCGATAAAATATACTGCCCTTTGTGATAAATAGTAGGCAGGATACTCTGAAATATTCAGAGAACTCATGTAGAGACGTGAATAAGAAATTATGTAAACAAATTGAAAGCCTCGCAATGAGATTGCGAGGCTTATTATCCTGACTTCATAACGGCAACTGAGGATCCTATAAGCCTTGGAATCTCATTCGAAGGCTTATCTTGCATCCCGGATCATTCTATTCCCCCGAAAACTCATACCGTTCCAGCGGAATC
Coding sequences within it:
- a CDS encoding MFS transporter is translated as MASITESLGMNREVMALSGARFVDAFANSILIIILPLYVAEIPSEHLAFPVETLVGILIATFGLVSSFSQPFAGRASDRLDRRKIFIVSGLLLMGVATFVFVEAEQFLHLVLIRATQGLGFALTIPATLSLMSEYTEKSSRGGAMGIFTTMRMVGFATGPVLGGVIQVHYGFKTAFYVVGLLSILGAGIVYLMVREPEKLETEAAQARQLPSFRDSISKEFIILGIASIIMAAAISMMVALENEFNHRLSQTAIGFGLAFSALTISRVFLQIPLGKAADIWGRKIVIILGFIVLAPTTLMLGFVQTTGQLVMVRLAQGIGMSGISAPIFAIAGDKASEGSSGTQMSIVTMSFGLGIAGGPVLAGVMSGYVGFQSPFIVGGVLCLVAAWLVGQFVTETIVR